A single region of the Bacillus carboniphilus genome encodes:
- a CDS encoding DUF421 domain-containing protein, translating into MDLNWIWKAVLVVLAGTFLLRFAGRKSISQMTLAQTVIMIAIGSLLIQPVAGDNIWTTIGAGAVLIVTLIVMEYVQLKSDKVESFITGKSKVIIENGKLNEKNLRKMRMTVDQLEMKLRQSNVKKISDVKWATLEANGQVGFELMDQVQPMTKKEFNQLMTEIQKLQNTLNGFLPLQGKLAQAMPIPQQLNQNQQNQNQDDQGDIFKEVEYYTSKPQHPKHLQ; encoded by the coding sequence ATGGATTTAAATTGGATTTGGAAAGCTGTTTTAGTTGTATTAGCTGGGACGTTTTTGCTAAGATTTGCTGGGCGGAAATCAATCTCGCAGATGACATTAGCTCAAACGGTCATTATGATTGCGATTGGATCATTACTGATTCAGCCTGTTGCAGGTGATAATATTTGGACGACCATTGGAGCAGGTGCAGTACTAATTGTGACGTTAATTGTAATGGAATATGTCCAACTAAAATCAGACAAAGTTGAATCGTTTATAACAGGGAAGTCTAAAGTGATTATAGAAAATGGAAAACTTAACGAGAAGAATTTAAGGAAGATGAGAATGACGGTAGATCAGCTTGAAATGAAGTTGAGACAGTCAAATGTAAAGAAAATAAGCGATGTAAAATGGGCCACTCTGGAAGCAAATGGACAGGTTGGATTTGAGCTTATGGATCAAGTGCAGCCAATGACTAAGAAAGAGTTTAACCAACTGATGACCGAAATTCAAAAACTTCAAAATACCTTGAACGGATTTTTGCCACTGCAAGGAAAACTAGCACAAGCTATGCCAATTCCTCAGCAATTAAATCAAAATCAGCAAAACCAAAATCAAGACGACCAAGGCGATATTTTTAAGGAAGTGGAGTACTATACAAGCAAACCACAACATCCAAAGCATCTACAGTAA
- a CDS encoding thioesterase family protein: MYISKKAIQIFYADSDMMGVVYHANYLKWFELGRSALIEELGFNYLAMEAEGYFAPVYDAHVTYKKPVRFGENVYVKTWVEESNGIRTVYGYQIVDDTNDVRAEGSTTHVIVRKDNFRPANFKKAFPEWFAKYEEIKKKPAE; encoded by the coding sequence ATGTATATCTCAAAAAAAGCCATTCAAATATTTTACGCAGACTCTGATATGATGGGTGTGGTCTACCATGCCAATTACTTGAAATGGTTTGAACTTGGACGTTCTGCCCTAATTGAGGAACTGGGGTTCAACTATTTAGCAATGGAAGCAGAGGGTTATTTCGCACCTGTTTATGATGCACATGTTACCTATAAGAAGCCAGTCCGATTTGGTGAAAATGTATATGTAAAGACTTGGGTCGAGGAAAGTAACGGCATTCGTACAGTCTATGGCTACCAGATTGTGGACGACACCAATGATGTAAGAGCAGAGGGTAGTACCACTCACGTCATTGTTCGTAAAGATAACTTTAGACCGGCAAACTTTAAAAAAGCTTTCCCTGAATGGTTTGCCAAATATGAGGAGATCAAGAAGAAGCCAGCTGAATAA
- a CDS encoding AAA family ATPase has translation MTIKIQIIEWIKENIRGWEQQQEVPSAIETVKKLYQLTQYKPSDENLADGYTLVAISFFNEKRDAILIRTWIEQALKLNPSHTIARKLSEQLTLIDHRSLFEDISFPAMRETDNRTTKRKLSKVYHEEAKKLFDELKNIQIVGDGQNSSLPLKQMKETIDAALTVLDELMKASENYEQSLSGNFYTSVYYEEMMKKVTELKEFQKTWESFMPPAEELGKRDLTALEELQSMIGLSEVKNRVNQFYHFLKYQKQRKKRGFQTKDEMSLNMILTGNPGTGKTTIARLLAKIYYELGVLPRDEVLEVSRSHLIGAFMGQTEENVQHYVEKALGGVLFIDEAYSLKRDGQSGNDFGQTAIDTLVSLMTSKEYGGKFAVILAGYPEEMRNFLESNPGLRSRFPASNHFHFPDYSDQELLEIGERIAYENDYILTDEALIEISSKIEKERVDESFGNARSVRNIILDAIFQKGIQTEKDADLLQFSFIERVHVTGESEVDSISAFKELDELIGLTSIKEEVRTIMAFIETQQKRKELGLPAVPFQLHSIFSGNPGTGKTTVASIYARLLKDVGVLKRGHLVVASRADLVAGYVGQTSIKTKKKIREALGGVLFIDEAYSLFKEGGSDFGKEAVETLVDEMTKHKENLVVIMAGYPYEMEQLLNSNPGLRSRFKKFFHFPDYVPEELVKIGEKYCDHFSYKMASEAKEWLLQKFHVRVPEGNGRLIENVVADALQEQAVRVTKLPDLSGEELKRELSLVIKEDIEKAFNRVK, from the coding sequence ATGACTATTAAAATTCAAATTATAGAGTGGATAAAAGAGAATATACGAGGTTGGGAACAACAACAAGAGGTCCCTTCAGCCATTGAGACGGTTAAAAAGCTGTATCAGCTTACTCAATATAAACCTAGTGACGAAAACTTAGCGGATGGGTACACATTAGTTGCGATTAGTTTTTTTAACGAGAAAAGAGATGCTATTCTGATTCGGACTTGGATAGAGCAAGCGCTGAAACTTAACCCATCTCATACCATTGCTCGAAAGCTTTCAGAACAGTTAACCTTAATCGATCATAGATCTTTATTTGAAGACATCTCATTTCCTGCCATGCGCGAAACAGATAATCGAACCACTAAGCGAAAGCTGTCTAAAGTCTATCATGAAGAAGCCAAGAAGCTATTCGATGAACTTAAAAACATACAGATTGTGGGAGATGGTCAGAACTCGTCATTACCATTGAAACAAATGAAAGAGACTATAGACGCTGCCCTTACTGTACTAGATGAACTCATGAAGGCTTCCGAAAACTATGAACAGTCTCTCTCTGGTAACTTCTACACCTCTGTTTATTATGAAGAAATGATGAAAAAGGTAACAGAGCTAAAAGAATTCCAAAAGACTTGGGAATCCTTTATGCCTCCTGCAGAAGAGCTTGGAAAGCGTGACCTAACAGCATTAGAGGAGCTACAATCTATGATTGGGCTTTCAGAAGTGAAGAACCGTGTGAATCAATTTTATCATTTCTTAAAGTATCAAAAGCAGCGAAAGAAAAGAGGGTTTCAGACGAAGGATGAAATGAGTCTGAACATGATCTTAACAGGAAACCCTGGTACTGGAAAAACAACGATTGCTCGGTTGTTAGCTAAAATCTATTACGAATTGGGCGTATTACCTAGAGATGAGGTTCTTGAAGTCAGCCGCTCTCACTTAATTGGTGCTTTTATGGGACAAACCGAAGAAAATGTCCAACATTACGTCGAAAAAGCCCTTGGAGGCGTTCTATTTATAGATGAAGCCTATAGTTTAAAACGTGATGGCCAATCAGGTAATGATTTTGGTCAAACGGCTATTGATACCCTTGTTTCTTTAATGACTAGTAAAGAGTACGGTGGAAAATTCGCCGTTATTTTAGCCGGTTATCCTGAGGAAATGAGAAACTTTTTAGAAAGTAATCCTGGACTTAGAAGTCGTTTTCCTGCTTCTAATCATTTTCACTTCCCTGACTATTCCGATCAAGAGCTTCTTGAAATTGGAGAGAGAATTGCGTATGAGAATGACTATATTTTAACAGATGAAGCTCTCATTGAAATTTCTTCTAAAATTGAGAAGGAGCGGGTGGATGAATCATTTGGTAATGCAAGATCTGTCCGAAACATCATACTGGATGCTATATTTCAAAAAGGGATTCAAACCGAAAAAGATGCAGATTTATTGCAATTTAGTTTTATCGAAAGAGTCCATGTAACTGGTGAAAGTGAGGTAGATTCAATTTCTGCCTTTAAGGAATTAGATGAGTTGATTGGCCTTACATCAATCAAAGAAGAAGTCCGAACGATAATGGCTTTTATTGAAACACAGCAAAAAAGGAAAGAATTAGGGCTTCCAGCTGTTCCTTTTCAGCTTCACTCTATCTTTTCTGGAAATCCAGGAACAGGTAAAACCACCGTGGCATCCATTTATGCCCGATTATTGAAGGATGTAGGCGTGCTTAAGAGAGGACACCTAGTAGTCGCAAGTCGTGCAGACCTGGTGGCTGGATATGTTGGCCAAACCTCCATTAAAACAAAAAAGAAAATTCGTGAAGCACTTGGCGGTGTACTGTTTATTGATGAGGCGTATTCCTTGTTTAAAGAAGGTGGAAGTGACTTCGGTAAAGAAGCAGTTGAAACGCTTGTTGATGAAATGACTAAACATAAAGAAAATCTCGTTGTGATCATGGCGGGTTACCCCTACGAAATGGAACAACTACTAAATAGTAACCCAGGGCTTCGTTCGAGATTTAAGAAATTCTTTCACTTCCCTGATTATGTACCTGAGGAATTAGTTAAGATTGGTGAAAAGTATTGTGATCACTTTTCATATAAAATGGCAAGCGAAGCGAAGGAATGGCTATTACAGAAGTTTCATGTGAGAGTGCCTGAAGGAAATGGTCGCCTCATTGAAAATGTGGTGGCGGATGCCCTTCAAGAACAAGCAGTTCGTGTTACAAAGCTTCCTGATTTATCTGGTGAAGAATTAAAAAGAGAATTGTCACTCGTAATAAAAGAAGATATAGAAAAAGCCTTCAATAGAGTAAAATGA
- the tlp gene encoding small acid-soluble spore protein Tlp, with the protein MARHNKPKPDDRSDNVEKLQSMVQHTIENMEKAEASLEFADGVQREQIQAKNERRRESIAGMREEIKDEAAHQKGNNR; encoded by the coding sequence ATGGCTAGACATAATAAACCAAAACCAGATGATCGTAGTGATAACGTAGAAAAGCTTCAATCAATGGTTCAACATACAATTGAGAATATGGAAAAAGCTGAAGCCAGTCTTGAATTTGCAGACGGAGTTCAACGTGAACAAATTCAAGCGAAAAATGAAAGAAGACGTGAGAGTATCGCAGGGATGAGAGAAGAAATTAAAGATGAAGCCGCTCACCAAAAAGGTAATAACCGATAA
- a CDS encoding acid-soluble spore protein N, with amino-acid sequence MSKSTPNKKNSEHFVPNHIGTQSRGFGGNKGKKMQDISGKHAQVMQTKGE; translated from the coding sequence ATGAGCAAAAGCACACCAAATAAGAAGAATAGTGAGCACTTTGTTCCAAACCACATTGGTACTCAATCACGTGGTTTTGGTGGAAACAAGGGAAAGAAAATGCAAGACATAAGTGGTAAACACGCTCAAGTGATGCAAACAAAAGGTGAGTAG
- a CDS encoding FbpB family small basic protein → MRRPRKRSFSELVQENKQALLKDEEALQKLEEKLEQKHLQKAE, encoded by the coding sequence ATGAGAAGACCTCGAAAGCGTTCCTTTTCAGAACTTGTACAAGAAAACAAGCAAGCTTTATTAAAAGATGAGGAAGCTTTGCAGAAGCTTGAAGAAAAATTAGAACAAAAGCATCTGCAAAAAGCTGAATAA
- a CDS encoding peroxiredoxin family protein, translating to MVKKVIAIVSLIALFTVAIVQAIEKEQQDRLPGLKIGTEAPDFTLKNLDGEEVSLSDYRGKKVMLNFWATWCAPCEAEMPEMQKYYEKNKDQNIEILAVNMDPLNDVAGFVERYGLTFPVLLDPIVKNKVEVNELYKTVVIPTSYIIDEKGKIENKYMSTMDLSVIEELMGE from the coding sequence ATGGTTAAAAAAGTCATAGCAATTGTATCGTTAATTGCTCTATTTACAGTTGCGATTGTACAGGCTATTGAAAAAGAGCAACAAGATCGACTTCCTGGACTGAAAATTGGAACAGAGGCTCCGGACTTCACATTAAAAAATCTGGATGGTGAGGAAGTATCACTTTCGGATTATCGAGGAAAAAAAGTCATGTTGAATTTTTGGGCAACATGGTGTGCACCATGTGAAGCTGAAATGCCTGAAATGCAGAAGTACTATGAAAAAAATAAAGATCAAAACATCGAAATTTTGGCTGTGAATATGGACCCACTTAACGATGTAGCAGGGTTTGTGGAACGATATGGGCTCACCTTTCCAGTTTTACTAGACCCGATTGTAAAAAACAAGGTAGAGGTAAACGAATTATACAAAACCGTTGTCATCCCAACCAGCTATATCATTGATGAAAAAGGAAAAATTGAAAATAAATATATGTCCACAATGGATTTATCTGTTATTGAGGAATTGATGGGAGAGTAA
- the acnA gene encoding aconitate hydratase AcnA — MTKHDVFNSRSSFELNGKNYSFYRLAALEEAGVANISKLPFSVRVLLESVLRQVDGRVITKEHVENLAKWGTSEQKDVDVPFKPSRVILQDFTGVPAVVDLASLRKAIADLGGNPDQINPEIPVDLVIDHSVQVDKAGTQDSLKVNMDLEFERNAERYQFLSWAKKAFNNYQAVPPATGIVHQVNLEFLANVVHAVENAEGEIEAYPDTLVGTDSHTTMINGIGVLGWGVGGIEAEAGMLGQPSYFPVPEVVGVKLTGELPDGATATDLALKVTQVLRGHGVVGKFVEFFGPGVSTLPLADRATIANMAPEYGATCGFFPVDGEALEYLRLTGRTEEQVQLVEKYCQENALFLTPDAEPTYTSVVEVNLTEIEANLSGPKRPQDLIPLSAMKDEFNKALTATGNQGFGLDADEINKEITVKFENGEEVNMKTGAVAIAAITSCTNTSNPYVMLGAGLVAKKAVEKGLEVPKYVKTSLAPGSKVVTGYLQDSGLLPYMEKLGFNTVGYGCTTCIGNSGPLADEIEKAVAENDLLITSVLSGNRNFEGRIHPLVKGNYLASPPLVVAYALAGTVDVDLKNDPIGKDKDGNDVFFNDIWPTTEEVKAAVKSTVTPELFRKEYETVFDDNERWNAIETNDDPLYTWDEESTYIANPPFFEGLSPDPEEVKPLGGLRVVGKFGDSVTTDHISPAGAIGKDTPAGKYLREKGVAIRDFNSYGSRRGNHEVMMRGTFANIRIKNQIAPGTEGGYTTYWPSEEVMSIYDACMKYKQDGTGLAVLAGKDYGMGSSRDWAAKGTNLLGIKTVIAESFERIHRSNLVLMGVLPLQFKDGENAETLGLTGREAIDVQIDENVKPRDLVKVTATDEEGNKKEFEVLVRFDSEVEIDYYRHGGILQMVLRNKLQA; from the coding sequence ATGACGAAACATGATGTGTTTAATTCTCGTTCTTCTTTCGAATTAAACGGCAAAAATTATTCATTCTATCGTCTTGCCGCACTTGAAGAAGCGGGTGTAGCGAATATCTCTAAGCTTCCATTCTCAGTTAGAGTATTGCTTGAATCTGTTTTACGTCAAGTTGACGGACGTGTAATCACAAAAGAACATGTTGAAAACTTAGCAAAATGGGGAACTAGTGAACAGAAAGATGTAGATGTTCCATTCAAACCTTCCCGTGTAATCCTTCAAGACTTTACAGGTGTACCTGCAGTCGTAGACTTAGCATCACTTCGTAAAGCAATCGCTGATCTAGGTGGAAACCCAGATCAAATTAACCCTGAAATTCCAGTAGATCTTGTTATTGACCACTCTGTTCAAGTTGACAAGGCTGGAACGCAAGACTCATTAAAAGTAAACATGGACCTAGAATTTGAACGTAACGCTGAGCGTTATCAGTTCCTTAGCTGGGCTAAAAAAGCATTTAACAACTATCAAGCAGTTCCACCTGCAACTGGTATCGTTCACCAAGTGAACTTAGAGTTCTTAGCGAACGTTGTACATGCTGTGGAAAATGCTGAAGGTGAAATCGAAGCATACCCAGATACATTAGTTGGTACTGACTCTCATACTACTATGATTAACGGTATCGGTGTACTTGGTTGGGGTGTTGGTGGTATTGAAGCAGAAGCAGGAATGCTTGGTCAACCATCTTACTTCCCAGTTCCAGAAGTAGTTGGAGTTAAACTAACTGGAGAACTTCCAGATGGTGCAACTGCAACTGACCTTGCGTTAAAAGTAACTCAAGTATTACGCGGGCACGGTGTTGTTGGTAAATTTGTTGAGTTCTTCGGACCAGGGGTATCTACTTTACCACTTGCTGACCGTGCTACAATTGCAAACATGGCACCTGAATATGGTGCAACTTGTGGTTTCTTCCCAGTTGATGGTGAAGCACTTGAGTACCTTCGTCTAACTGGACGCACAGAAGAGCAAGTTCAATTAGTAGAAAAATACTGCCAAGAAAATGCTTTATTCTTAACGCCAGATGCAGAGCCAACTTATACATCTGTTGTTGAAGTAAATCTTACTGAAATTGAAGCAAATCTTTCAGGTCCAAAGCGTCCACAAGATTTAATTCCACTTTCAGCAATGAAGGATGAGTTCAATAAAGCACTTACAGCTACTGGTAACCAAGGTTTTGGCCTAGATGCTGATGAAATTAACAAAGAAATCACTGTTAAATTTGAAAACGGTGAAGAAGTTAACATGAAGACTGGTGCTGTGGCTATCGCTGCAATCACTTCTTGTACAAATACATCTAACCCATATGTAATGCTTGGTGCAGGACTTGTTGCGAAGAAAGCAGTAGAAAAGGGTCTAGAAGTTCCTAAGTATGTAAAAACTTCATTAGCTCCTGGTTCTAAAGTTGTTACTGGATACCTACAAGATTCAGGTTTACTTCCATACATGGAGAAACTTGGATTTAACACAGTTGGGTATGGTTGTACAACATGTATCGGTAACTCTGGACCTCTTGCTGATGAAATCGAAAAAGCAGTAGCAGAAAATGATTTACTCATCACTTCTGTACTATCTGGTAACCGTAACTTTGAAGGACGTATCCATCCTCTAGTTAAAGGTAACTACCTTGCATCTCCACCACTAGTTGTTGCATATGCGCTAGCTGGTACTGTGGATGTCGACCTTAAGAATGATCCGATTGGTAAAGATAAAGATGGTAACGATGTGTTCTTCAACGACATTTGGCCAACTACGGAAGAAGTGAAGGCTGCTGTTAAGAGCACAGTTACTCCAGAGCTATTCCGTAAAGAATACGAAACTGTATTCGATGACAACGAGCGTTGGAATGCAATCGAAACAAATGATGATCCACTTTACACTTGGGATGAAGAATCCACTTACATTGCAAACCCTCCATTCTTTGAAGGGCTATCTCCAGATCCAGAGGAAGTAAAACCTCTAGGTGGTCTTCGTGTAGTAGGTAAATTTGGCGACTCAGTAACAACTGACCACATTTCTCCTGCTGGTGCAATCGGTAAAGATACACCTGCTGGTAAATACCTACGTGAAAAAGGTGTAGCAATTAGAGATTTCAACTCTTACGGTTCTCGTCGTGGTAACCACGAAGTGATGATGCGTGGTACATTTGCGAACATCCGTATTAAAAACCAAATCGCTCCTGGTACAGAAGGTGGATACACAACTTACTGGCCATCAGAAGAAGTTATGTCTATCTATGATGCTTGTATGAAATATAAGCAAGATGGAACTGGCTTAGCTGTTCTAGCTGGTAAAGATTACGGTATGGGATCTTCTCGTGACTGGGCTGCTAAAGGTACTAACCTACTTGGTATCAAGACAGTTATCGCTGAAAGCTTTGAGCGTATTCACCGTTCTAACCTTGTATTGATGGGTGTTTTACCTCTTCAATTCAAAGACGGAGAAAATGCTGAAACTCTTGGCCTAACTGGTAGAGAAGCAATCGATGTTCAAATCGATGAAAACGTAAAACCTCGTGACCTTGTGAAGGTTACAGCTACTGATGAAGAAGGCAACAAGAAAGAATTTGAAGTTCTTGTTCGCTTTGACTCTGAAGTAGAAATTGATTACTACCGTCATGGTGGAATCCTTCAAATGGTTCTACGTAACAAGCTTCAAGCATAA
- the sspO gene encoding small acid-soluble spore protein O, producing the protein MGKRKANHYREGMNAAKAQGKGAGYNEEMSNEPLTEAQRQFNKKRKTNQ; encoded by the coding sequence ATGGGAAAAAGAAAAGCTAATCACTACAGAGAAGGTATGAACGCTGCTAAAGCGCAAGGAAAAGGTGCTGGTTATAACGAAGAAATGTCTAACGAGCCACTAACGGAAGCTCAAAGACAATTCAATAAAAAGAGAAAGACCAATCAATAA
- a CDS encoding small acid-soluble spore protein P translates to MNKNNGKDMRKNAPKGDQDSQPAPLSGSHKVKQKNHTRQKHNQGHDM, encoded by the coding sequence ATGAACAAAAACAATGGTAAGGACATGAGAAAGAATGCTCCTAAAGGTGATCAAGATAGTCAGCCGGCTCCATTAAGTGGGTCCCACAAAGTCAAACAAAAGAATCATACCCGTCAAAAACATAATCAGGGTCATGATATGTAA
- a CDS encoding short-chain fatty acid transporter produces the protein MKILISISNRIMQRYLPDPLLFVFILTFVVFLLGLAVTSSSPAQMVTYWGDGFWGLLTFAMQMVLVLVTGHVLASSPFFKTLLGKLATLAKSPGSAIVIVTIVSMIASWINWGFGLVIGALFAKELAKRVKNVDYRLLIASAYSGFIIWHGGLAGSVPLTIATPGHFSEDLIGIIPTSDTIFAPFNLIIIGALFIVLPILNRFMMPKKEETVTVDPQVLEDTLSAATVEQTKKLTPAEWLENSPIVSVLVFVLGLFFIFFYFGDSGTLNLNIVNFLFLFLGILLHWRPKNFLQAVANAVKGAGGIIIQFPFYAGIMGMMTASGLAVWFSEQLVSISNDTTFHFFTFLSAGIVNFFVPSGGGQWSVQAPVILEAAQSMDVSIAKASMAVAWGDAWTNLIQPFWALPALAIAGLKAKDIMGFCVIVLVVSGVVISLGLLLV, from the coding sequence TTGAAAATTCTTATTTCTATTTCAAATCGGATCATGCAACGTTACCTACCAGACCCGCTATTGTTCGTATTTATTCTTACCTTTGTAGTATTTCTTCTGGGTTTAGCCGTAACGTCATCCAGTCCAGCTCAAATGGTTACTTATTGGGGTGATGGCTTTTGGGGCTTACTAACGTTTGCGATGCAGATGGTGCTCGTTCTCGTGACCGGGCATGTATTGGCAAGTAGCCCATTTTTCAAAACCCTTCTAGGGAAGTTAGCCACTCTAGCAAAATCGCCTGGTTCCGCGATTGTCATTGTTACGATTGTATCCATGATTGCCAGTTGGATAAACTGGGGGTTCGGTTTAGTAATCGGTGCCCTTTTTGCGAAGGAGCTGGCTAAGCGAGTTAAAAATGTCGATTATAGGCTCTTGATTGCAAGCGCTTACAGCGGTTTTATTATTTGGCATGGTGGACTCGCAGGATCTGTACCATTAACGATTGCAACTCCAGGACATTTTTCTGAAGACCTTATTGGTATCATACCTACAAGTGACACAATTTTTGCACCGTTTAACTTAATAATCATAGGTGCTTTGTTCATTGTTTTACCCATCTTAAACCGTTTCATGATGCCTAAAAAGGAAGAAACGGTTACTGTGGACCCTCAAGTATTGGAGGATACACTTTCCGCGGCAACAGTAGAGCAAACCAAGAAGCTTACACCAGCTGAATGGCTAGAGAATAGTCCTATTGTATCTGTCCTTGTATTTGTCCTTGGTTTATTTTTTATTTTCTTCTATTTTGGAGACAGCGGAACGCTAAACTTAAATATCGTAAACTTCTTGTTCTTATTCCTTGGAATTCTCCTACACTGGAGACCGAAAAACTTTTTACAAGCGGTAGCAAACGCAGTTAAGGGAGCTGGGGGCATTATCATTCAATTCCCGTTCTATGCAGGAATTATGGGAATGATGACGGCATCAGGTCTAGCTGTATGGTTTTCTGAGCAGTTAGTATCCATCTCAAACGATACTACATTCCATTTCTTTACGTTTTTAAGTGCAGGAATTGTAAACTTCTTTGTACCTTCTGGTGGGGGACAATGGTCGGTGCAAGCTCCTGTTATTTTAGAAGCAGCTCAAAGCATGGATGTATCTATTGCTAAAGCTTCCATGGCGGTTGCTTGGGGGGATGCTTGGACGAACCTAATTCAGCCATTCTGGGCACTACCAGCTCTAGCTATTGCTGGATTGAAAGCAAAGGACATTATGGGCTTTTGTGTGATTGTCTTAGTTGTAAGTGGTGTTGTTATTTCGTTAGGTTTATTACTTGTATAG
- the selA gene encoding L-seryl-tRNA(Sec) selenium transferase, protein MKDWLRFIPSIHDLQQTDEYRALAEKFKVDRNKVHQRLTKLLDKVRADLLQGRWTGPSIQSKEFTDWIWIQLESILSHQFAPQLKRVINATGTVLHTNLGRAPLSEKAIEQIVAVARSYSNLEYNLQEGKRGSRHDLVEKSLLELTGGEAAMIVNNNAAAVYLVLRALAKDQEVIVSRGELVEIGGSFRVSSIMEESGAVLKEVGTTNKTHLSDYEQALNDETAMIMKVHTSNFKMIGFTKSVPAHEIVSFKENYPNVLVYEDLGSGVLFDFKQEGIGEEPTISSVLESGVDLVSFSGDKLLGGPQAGIILGRRDVIARLKKHPLARVLRVDKMTLAGLEGTLLQYTQGTKGIQNIPALRSVRMTKEEVRERSEAFMSALINCNVSLQIECMEDFSLVGGGTMPEVRLQTYVVSVKHPQIRPSTIEQKLRGRNIPIIVRVRDEEILLDLRTVQEREEQEIIEAFKEIIDKSFTHD, encoded by the coding sequence ATGAAAGATTGGTTGAGATTTATCCCTTCCATACATGACCTACAACAAACAGATGAATACAGGGCTTTAGCTGAAAAATTCAAAGTTGATCGTAATAAGGTTCATCAACGTTTGACAAAATTACTAGATAAAGTACGGGCGGATTTATTACAGGGGAGGTGGACTGGCCCAAGCATTCAGAGTAAAGAGTTTACTGATTGGATTTGGATCCAACTGGAGTCTATCCTCAGCCACCAATTTGCCCCACAGCTTAAAAGAGTCATCAATGCTACAGGTACGGTATTACATACAAATTTAGGCAGAGCTCCTTTAAGTGAAAAAGCCATTGAACAAATCGTTGCAGTCGCACGGTCCTATTCGAATCTAGAGTATAATTTGCAAGAGGGGAAGAGAGGGTCTCGACACGATTTAGTTGAGAAATCTTTACTGGAACTTACAGGTGGAGAGGCTGCTATGATTGTAAATAACAATGCGGCGGCTGTTTATTTAGTATTACGTGCCTTGGCAAAGGATCAAGAGGTTATTGTTTCTCGAGGCGAGCTAGTTGAAATCGGTGGGTCCTTCCGTGTGTCATCGATTATGGAGGAAAGTGGAGCTGTTTTAAAAGAGGTGGGAACTACAAATAAAACCCATTTAAGTGACTATGAACAAGCATTGAATGATGAAACCGCCATGATTATGAAAGTACATACGAGTAATTTTAAAATGATAGGGTTTACGAAATCTGTTCCCGCTCACGAAATCGTTAGCTTTAAAGAAAACTATCCGAATGTTTTAGTTTACGAGGACTTAGGTAGTGGTGTGCTGTTCGATTTTAAGCAGGAGGGAATTGGAGAGGAACCAACTATTTCATCCGTATTAGAGAGTGGAGTGGACCTCGTTTCATTTAGTGGAGATAAGCTCCTTGGTGGACCACAAGCTGGAATTATCTTAGGGCGAAGAGATGTCATTGCCCGTCTAAAGAAACATCCATTAGCACGTGTTCTTCGTGTAGATAAAATGACGTTAGCAGGACTTGAAGGTACGTTGCTACAATACACACAGGGCACAAAAGGAATTCAAAATATTCCTGCACTTCGGAGTGTTCGGATGACAAAAGAGGAAGTTAGAGAACGTTCAGAAGCATTTATGTCTGCCTTAATCAATTGTAATGTATCTCTTCAAATAGAGTGTATGGAGGACTTTAGCTTAGTCGGCGGAGGAACCATGCCTGAAGTAAGATTACAAACGTACGTAGTTTCTGTTAAGCATCCCCAAATCCGACCATCCACAATTGAACAGAAATTAAGGGGGAGAAACATTCCTATCATAGTGAGAGTAAGAGATGAAGAGATATTGTTAGACCTAAGAACTGTTCAAGAAAGGGAAGAACAGGAAATTATCGAGGCATTTAAAGAGATTATAGATAAATCATTCACTCACGATTAA